From Salinicoccus roseus, one genomic window encodes:
- a CDS encoding ABC transporter substrate-binding protein, giving the protein MERYLEKYRQDFTQLSDELNVSSRQLSRILRKWDEEGYIKYIPGHGRGVKTKIKLNMDIARELFNEMNKYRDELSIEEFNRYLELPWPVEYIESIGKIIEYERGQAPATSNSMAMMDYLYKVPETFIPALSIEHASTLVGLQVFETLYRNDVNKEIKVHLLRFDEWRGDELHLFLKGGIQFSDGEMLDSTHVKTVLETLKNESVYTEIFQLMGKVKVYDNLHLSLHVKDASLMMKYYLAEPMSAIFKFDKNGRPVGTGSYKVEKYNSRSVILSENKHYTFGLPDVKRLHLITNESKIEKYQQNAFEGTYFPEIYMWNIFILFNPLKNRLSFEQRSYLKQIFLDATYNGSTSENELYRKASAFTPERRMITPKFDFPIKLMLDRLNPSISEDIRRRLSASDIEVEFVEMDLHEYLETDLKTLDVDMILMKESYHQSHPWQLIDLLTHCKFREWYGGLEEMKGFLGMAHANDEEARDMSQRILKHINDSVYIVHLFKKYRKVFLPAGLKNIVEMDYGAVDYSSIIAAK; this is encoded by the coding sequence TTGGAAAGATATTTGGAAAAGTATAGACAGGATTTCACGCAGCTGAGCGATGAATTGAATGTTTCATCCAGACAGCTGTCCAGAATTTTAAGGAAGTGGGATGAAGAAGGATATATAAAATATATTCCGGGTCACGGTAGAGGTGTCAAAACGAAAATCAAACTCAATATGGATATTGCCCGGGAACTGTTCAATGAGATGAACAAATACAGAGATGAGCTCTCTATTGAAGAGTTCAATAGATATCTCGAACTGCCCTGGCCTGTCGAGTACATCGAATCGATCGGAAAAATCATCGAATATGAACGTGGACAGGCTCCTGCGACTTCCAACTCCATGGCAATGATGGATTATCTGTATAAGGTGCCGGAAACATTCATCCCTGCCTTAAGTATCGAACATGCTTCCACACTGGTCGGACTGCAAGTATTCGAGACGCTCTACAGAAATGATGTGAATAAGGAAATCAAGGTTCATCTGCTGAGGTTTGATGAATGGAGGGGGGATGAACTCCACCTCTTTCTAAAAGGCGGGATACAATTCTCAGATGGGGAGATGCTTGACAGCACACATGTAAAGACGGTATTGGAGACATTGAAGAATGAAAGTGTCTACACGGAGATTTTTCAGCTGATGGGAAAGGTGAAGGTATACGACAATCTGCATCTGTCGCTCCATGTGAAGGACGCCAGCCTTATGATGAAATATTACCTCGCTGAGCCAATGAGTGCCATTTTCAAGTTTGACAAAAATGGAAGGCCCGTGGGCACAGGTTCATACAAGGTTGAGAAATACAACAGCAGGTCTGTCATCCTCTCCGAAAACAAACATTATACTTTCGGTCTCCCTGATGTGAAAAGGCTTCATCTCATAACCAACGAATCGAAAATAGAGAAATACCAGCAGAATGCTTTCGAAGGGACATACTTTCCTGAGATCTACATGTGGAATATCTTCATTTTATTCAACCCGCTGAAAAACCGGCTGTCATTCGAACAGAGAAGCTATCTGAAACAGATCTTCCTGGATGCCACTTATAATGGGAGCACCAGCGAAAATGAACTGTACCGAAAAGCTTCTGCTTTTACACCGGAAAGAAGAATGATCACACCCAAATTCGATTTCCCGATAAAGTTGATGCTGGATAGGTTGAATCCAAGCATCTCGGAAGATATAAGAAGAAGGTTGAGTGCATCCGATATCGAAGTGGAATTTGTCGAGATGGATCTGCATGAATATCTCGAAACAGATCTGAAGACACTCGATGTCGACATGATCCTGATGAAGGAAAGCTATCATCAAAGCCATCCCTGGCAGCTGATTGATCTTCTGACCCACTGCAAGTTCCGGGAATGGTACGGTGGACTTGAAGAAATGAAAGGGTTTCTCGGCATGGCCCACGCCAATGACGAAGAAGCCCGGGACATGAGCCAGAGAATATTGAAGCATATCAATGATAGTGTCTACATTGTCCATCTATTCAAAAAGTACCGGAAGGTCTTTCTGCCTGCCGGTCTGAAGAATATTGTGGAAATGGATTATGGCGCTGTGGATTACAGCAGCATCATTGCTGCAAAATAA
- a CDS encoding phosphoribosyltransferase-like protein, giving the protein MKDTGDLISSLLAAVSDYGNINFSDGHVERWLEQFPAEHHKVILKELANVLGRSYLSRMEMKRMIGEITADANIFPDSVESVKFMDPRKAEGNQKMVLQMFDEALSEVYGISMAECGKGEVASYIYIDEAIWSGERFVDGLRRWVATFDDLQSIERLDIIVFAVHTRDLDYITAQMERLLPHTRIYLRHFIEFKNRLDDAKKVYEGYWPSSGIGYNEETTDYISRIVKMRSNVRDEGVPILRKSGHPKSDAYFTGAMNRKLVEKLFLEKGVEIVNHMMKPEVYMKPLGYDASRTLGFGSYYISHLNISDHCPLVMWWEEGGWYPLFPRKGN; this is encoded by the coding sequence ATGAAGGATACAGGGGATTTGATATCTTCGCTTTTGGCTGCTGTCAGCGATTATGGGAACATAAACTTCAGCGATGGACATGTTGAAAGGTGGCTGGAGCAGTTTCCTGCGGAACATCATAAGGTCATATTGAAGGAACTGGCAAATGTGTTGGGCAGGTCATATCTTTCCAGGATGGAAATGAAGCGGATGATAGGTGAAATCACAGCGGATGCTAATATATTCCCGGACAGCGTGGAATCGGTTAAGTTCATGGATCCAAGAAAGGCGGAAGGGAACCAGAAGATGGTTCTGCAGATGTTCGATGAAGCCCTTTCTGAAGTATACGGCATCTCCATGGCTGAATGTGGGAAAGGAGAGGTTGCTTCATACATCTACATCGATGAAGCAATCTGGTCGGGTGAGCGGTTCGTTGACGGACTGAGGAGATGGGTGGCGACCTTCGATGATCTCCAGTCCATAGAGAGATTGGACATCATCGTTTTCGCTGTCCACACGAGGGATCTGGACTATATCACCGCACAAATGGAAAGGCTTCTGCCGCACACAAGAATATACTTGCGGCATTTCATCGAATTCAAAAACAGGCTGGATGATGCGAAGAAGGTTTACGAGGGCTATTGGCCCTCTTCAGGAATCGGCTATAATGAAGAAACCACCGACTACATCAGCCGTATCGTGAAGATGAGATCCAATGTCCGGGATGAAGGAGTGCCCATACTGCGTAAAAGCGGACATCCAAAATCCGATGCATACTTTACAGGGGCCATGAACAGGAAGCTGGTGGAAAAGCTCTTCCTCGAGAAGGGGGTAGAGATCGTCAATCATATGATGAAGCCGGAAGTCTATATGAAGCCTCTGGGATATGATGCTTCCAGGACACTCGGTTTCGGTTCATATTATATTTCACACTTGAATATCTCGGACCATTGCCCTCTTGTCATGTGGTGGGAGGAGGGTGGATGGTATCCTCTGTTTCCGAGGAAGGGGAACTGA
- a CDS encoding universal stress protein yields the protein MYKDILLPYDFGNSFNNVPDQLVKLTDNSEDAKITIFNVIPESEMVDNVKYQGKHFQEIIRDKEEKLKPFLEELEERGLNYTTRFSKGRVTNELLKEINENNYEVVVMSNRRSKREIKHVLGHVTHKVAKRVNTPVLIIK from the coding sequence ATGTACAAGGATATACTTCTGCCTTACGACTTTGGGAATTCCTTCAATAACGTACCGGATCAATTGGTCAAACTGACCGACAACAGCGAGGATGCGAAGATCACGATCTTCAATGTCATTCCGGAGAGCGAAATGGTGGATAACGTAAAGTATCAGGGCAAACATTTTCAGGAAATCATCCGCGATAAGGAGGAGAAGCTCAAACCTTTCCTCGAAGAACTGGAGGAAAGGGGGTTGAACTATACGACCCGCTTCAGTAAAGGACGTGTGACGAACGAGCTTCTGAAGGAGATAAATGAAAACAATTATGAAGTTGTCGTCATGAGCAACAGGCGTTCAAAACGTGAGATCAAACATGTACTTGGACATGTCACACACAAAGTGGCAAAACGTGTCAACACGCCGGTCCTGATCATCAAATAA
- the smpB gene encoding SsrA-binding protein SmpB, with translation MKKTHDKPLAQNRKASHDYHIEDTIEAGIELRGTEIKSIRRGSANLKDAYARVYRGEMYVYNMHIAPYEEGNRYNHDPLRTRKLLLKRKEIDKLQGQVQEAGYALIPLKLYIKNGFCKVLLGVGRGKKKYDKREDLKRKQMKRDVDRALKDRMQ, from the coding sequence ATGAAGAAGACACATGATAAACCCCTTGCACAGAACAGGAAAGCGAGCCACGATTATCATATTGAAGATACGATCGAAGCGGGCATCGAGCTCAGGGGGACCGAGATCAAGTCCATCAGACGGGGGTCGGCCAACTTGAAGGATGCCTATGCGCGGGTCTACAGGGGTGAGATGTATGTGTACAACATGCATATCGCCCCCTATGAGGAGGGCAACCGCTACAACCACGATCCACTGCGGACACGCAAACTGCTGCTGAAGCGGAAGGAGATCGACAAGCTGCAGGGACAGGTGCAGGAGGCAGGATATGCATTGATTCCGCTGAAGCTCTACATCAAGAACGGTTTCTGCAAAGTGCTGCTTGGTGTCGGACGCGGCAAGAAGAAGTATGACAAGCGGGAAGACCTGAAGCGCAAGCAGATGAAACGCGACGTCGACCGCGCGCTCAAGGACCGTATGCAGTAG
- the rnr gene encoding ribonuclease R — MGNYREKILEMIGSEDYRPMTMDQFQQELSAYDSEDFKEMVKEMVALEESGEVYRTKKDKYMKMSETDLVKGKLSLHKRGFGFLRPEDIEMEDIFIPPNAINGAFDGDIVLVEVQKHSQGDNQEGEVTTILTRGTTRVVGEYRASKHFGFVVPDSKKVVDDIFIPKNQNLGAVDGHKVLVEITKYREEESNPEGHVIQILGHKNDPGVDILSIIFQHGIEIEFPDEVMKAAEAAPDTINEEELKGRTDLRDEFTITIDGADAKDLDDAISVKKLDNGNHELIVSIADVSYYVEEDSPLDKEAYERGTSVYLVDRVIPMIPHRLSNGICSLNPDVDRLTMSCRMEIDSAGKVVNHDIFQSVIHSDRRMTYDAVNNMLDSGDEALISEYSDVYPMLQEAEALAKILRGRRERRGAIDFDFNEAQVLVEADGTPADVVLRTRSVGERMIEEFMLAANETVAEHFHWMEVPFLYRVHEDPKEEKLRQFFEFVTNFGIIVKGKGNEIHPRALQEIIEEVEGRPEEMVISTLMLRSMQQARYAEDNLGHFGLSAEYYTHFTSPIRRYPDLVVHRLIRKYLIEGKTDRKTINEIDAELPDIAEHTSNRERRAQEAERDTDDLKKAEYMIQHVGETYEGVISGVMNFGMFVELPNTIEGLVHVSYMTDDHYQYQERHMALIGDRTGTVYRIGDPVEVEVLSVNLEERLIDFKVVGMPERQPRERRDKPVQIKAKSKPKNGEKKQAGDKKQDGKKNFDKGKTNKKPFYKGAKKSKRKK; from the coding sequence ATGGGTAACTATAGAGAAAAGATTCTGGAAATGATCGGATCCGAAGATTATCGGCCGATGACAATGGACCAGTTCCAGCAGGAACTGTCTGCATATGACTCCGAAGACTTCAAGGAAATGGTGAAAGAGATGGTTGCCCTTGAAGAGTCGGGGGAAGTCTACAGGACGAAGAAGGACAAGTACATGAAGATGAGCGAAACGGACCTCGTCAAAGGTAAGCTCTCCCTTCATAAGCGCGGCTTCGGTTTCCTGCGTCCGGAAGACATCGAGATGGAGGACATCTTCATTCCGCCGAATGCCATCAATGGTGCCTTCGATGGGGACATCGTCCTTGTGGAAGTGCAGAAGCATTCGCAGGGGGACAACCAGGAAGGCGAGGTCACGACCATACTGACCCGGGGTACGACACGTGTCGTCGGGGAGTATCGTGCGAGCAAGCATTTCGGATTCGTCGTCCCCGATTCGAAGAAGGTCGTCGATGACATCTTCATTCCGAAGAACCAGAACCTCGGAGCAGTGGATGGCCATAAGGTGCTCGTCGAAATCACCAAATACCGTGAAGAGGAATCAAATCCGGAAGGTCACGTCATCCAGATACTGGGCCACAAGAATGACCCTGGAGTGGATATACTATCCATCATCTTCCAACACGGAATAGAAATCGAGTTCCCGGATGAAGTGATGAAGGCGGCGGAGGCTGCACCGGATACGATCAATGAGGAAGAACTCAAAGGCCGTACGGATCTGCGTGATGAGTTCACGATTACGATAGACGGAGCCGATGCGAAAGACCTCGATGATGCGATTTCCGTCAAGAAGCTCGACAACGGCAATCATGAACTCATCGTCAGCATCGCTGATGTCAGCTACTATGTGGAGGAGGACTCTCCCCTCGATAAGGAAGCATATGAGCGGGGGACGAGTGTGTACCTGGTCGACCGGGTGATCCCGATGATACCGCACAGGCTGTCGAACGGCATCTGTTCATTGAATCCTGATGTCGACCGTCTGACGATGAGCTGCCGGATGGAGATTGATTCTGCGGGCAAGGTCGTCAACCACGACATCTTCCAGAGTGTCATCCATTCGGACCGCCGCATGACATATGACGCAGTCAACAATATGCTGGATTCCGGAGATGAAGCGTTGATTTCCGAATACAGTGACGTCTATCCGATGCTGCAGGAGGCTGAAGCACTGGCCAAGATACTCCGTGGCAGAAGGGAGCGGCGCGGCGCCATCGATTTCGACTTCAATGAAGCGCAGGTGCTCGTTGAAGCGGATGGCACCCCGGCGGATGTCGTCCTCCGTACACGTTCCGTCGGCGAGCGCATGATCGAGGAGTTCATGCTTGCCGCCAACGAGACGGTGGCTGAACATTTCCACTGGATGGAAGTCCCGTTCCTCTACCGTGTCCACGAAGACCCGAAAGAGGAGAAGCTGCGCCAGTTCTTCGAATTCGTGACCAACTTCGGCATCATCGTCAAAGGGAAGGGCAACGAAATCCATCCGCGTGCGCTGCAGGAGATCATCGAAGAAGTTGAAGGCCGTCCGGAAGAGATGGTCATCAGTACATTGATGCTGCGTTCCATGCAGCAGGCAAGGTATGCGGAGGATAATCTTGGACACTTCGGCCTGTCGGCCGAGTACTATACGCACTTCACGTCCCCGATCCGCCGTTATCCCGACCTCGTCGTCCACCGTTTGATCAGGAAGTATCTGATCGAAGGGAAGACGGACCGGAAGACGATCAATGAGATCGATGCCGAGCTGCCTGATATCGCAGAGCACACTTCAAACAGGGAAAGAAGGGCCCAGGAAGCAGAGCGGGATACCGATGACCTGAAGAAGGCGGAGTATATGATCCAGCATGTGGGCGAGACGTACGAAGGCGTCATCTCCGGCGTCATGAACTTCGGCATGTTCGTAGAGCTGCCGAATACCATAGAAGGTCTTGTCCATGTCTCCTATATGACGGACGACCACTACCAGTACCAGGAGCGTCATATGGCATTGATCGGCGACCGTACGGGCACCGTCTACCGCATCGGGGACCCTGTCGAAGTGGAAGTGTTGAGCGTCAACCTCGAAGAGCGGCTGATCGACTTCAAGGTCGTCGGAATGCCTGAACGACAGCCGAGGGAACGCAGGGACAAGCCTGTCCAGATCAAGGCCAAGTCCAAACCGAAGAATGGTGAAAAGAAGCAGGCCGGTGATAAGAAGCAGGATGGCAAGAAAAACTTCGATAAGGGCAAGACCAACAAGAAGCCATTCTACAAAGGCGCCAAAAAAAGTAAGAGGAAGAAGTAA
- a CDS encoding alpha/beta hydrolase has translation MKIQLPQPFFFEEGEQAVLLLHGFTGNSSDVRQLGRHLQKQGITSYAPHYEGHAEPPENLLKSSPHVWWAQVLEAYDFLVDKGYEKIFVAGLSLGGVFALRLATVRDVVGVSTICSPMYLKDRETMYEGVLEYARGFKKMEGKSEGEIEREMAAFEPTVMLDEVRDMIETAKDSLPDVHVPLFIAQSEKDEMINPDSANIIHDESGTEEDEKQLKWYPESGHVLTIDKEKKELFEDIHAFMNQLDWNEQ, from the coding sequence GCTGCTCCATGGATTCACCGGCAATTCATCGGATGTAAGGCAGCTCGGACGCCATCTCCAGAAGCAGGGGATCACTTCCTATGCCCCCCATTACGAAGGGCATGCCGAACCCCCGGAGAACCTTCTGAAGTCAAGCCCGCACGTATGGTGGGCCCAGGTGCTTGAAGCCTATGATTTCCTGGTGGATAAGGGATATGAAAAGATATTCGTAGCCGGCCTTTCACTCGGTGGTGTATTTGCACTGCGTCTTGCGACAGTGCGTGATGTAGTGGGCGTTTCGACCATCTGCAGCCCGATGTACCTCAAGGATCGCGAAACGATGTATGAGGGTGTGCTTGAATACGCACGGGGATTCAAGAAGATGGAAGGCAAGTCGGAAGGGGAGATCGAGCGTGAAATGGCGGCATTCGAACCGACCGTCATGCTGGATGAGGTCAGGGATATGATCGAGACGGCAAAAGACAGTCTGCCGGATGTGCATGTACCGCTCTTCATCGCCCAATCTGAAAAGGATGAAATGATCAATCCGGATTCGGCGAACATCATCCATGACGAGTCCGGGACTGAAGAAGATGAGAAGCAGCTGAAGTGGTACCCGGAATCAGGGCATGTACTGACGATAGATAAAGAGAAGAAGGAACTGTTCGAAGATATACACGCATTTATGAACCAGTTGGACTGGAATGAGCAATAG